The DNA sequence taaTTATGTGAACttgggaggcctgtgtccagcagtggactgtgataggctgaagcgatgaaacacatttttggatataaaaatacttttagatGATtcattactaatattttattttaggtgAAATTACCTTTAGAATGTCCATTTCACCCGGCACGCGACATATTCGCGCCGCAGCACGCTGCCAAGTTGCAGCACCGTCCCTCACAATGGACTTGTGCCTTTTGCGGCAAATCTTTTTACGAGGAGCGACACCTAGACACGCACTTCGACCAGCGACACAAGAACCAGATTAACAAAGTatgttacattaaattaattatattgattgCTGTTGATCCAAGAACCTTTCATTAAacgactagctcgttggcgcagtttgtagtggccctgctttccgCTCctcgggttgcgggttcgattcccacctgagtctgggtgtaatatttgtatttatctatttatatatgtaatatttctatgtatatttataaaaaaaaaaagtatttagctctATCAGCcgcctgttacctataacacaagcattaaattgcttaccataggaacagacgaccgtgtgggtatgttatgaaaaaaaaaaacgtatattaaTTACATCATTATGTAACCAGGGAATCAGgatggtttttaaaaatattacttaatgtTTGCAGGCAGAAGACGCAGTATGTCTGGCAGACTACTGCGACATAATGCGCTGCCAAGTATTGGTTGCGCACGGCCTACTCAACGGTGGAAGCGGGCCGAGTACTGATGTAGAGTTATGGCAGGACGCAGAGGCAGCTCGGAAAGCCCTGGCACCAGCAGCCACAAGGAGTGTTGCGCGTGTACCCACGAGACGGCGACATCGAACCAGATCTGCCCCTCCAGTGCCTCTAGCGGATTGTCCTAAGACTGATGCTGAAACTGACGAATCTGGTAATTCCTCAATTATCATACAGAAATATTTACCTACCTTTAGTTACCTATAGTGTGCAGAATTTTAGTTGAggtaaaagaatatataaatttgcATGTTAAGCAATCCAAAAAATATTCTAGATGTTGAAGAGAAGAAAAGTGAAGAGAATGATGGCGACAACAATCAAACAGCTGAACTATGCGACGCTGATACAGTCGAATCATCATTACCTCCAGACAGCCGCCAGAAAAGGCTTGCAGATTTGCAAGCTGAAAGAGCTGCTTGCGACCCGGCGCATCTACAAGGCCTCAAGGTTTCCATAAATCAAGTCACAGTTTCATTCAATCTATtataatctttaatttaaattaattaattaaaagatttatttatcgttttttgttatttaaggTGCGCTGTGAAAAAGTAGTTCATTCCTGTATAGCGACGCTTCTTTTACACCTGACGCAACACCAATTTACTGAACTAGAaggttaacattattatttatattaaaaattgaaatcaaattttcaaattataacataaatatataatggtaattttttatatacatagttaCGATTTAAAGATTTCCATCTTTTCCCTATTTCAATAGTTATTGATAGGggagaattttatattctacAAGATAACTTGCATTCTCTGTCGATATTTCTTACtctgataaaaaaatcattcagactcttaactttttttaaatcatactgGTAATGAAATAAACGAATATTTGGAAaagtatatttaacataattatatgtatttaataaaatgaataacaaCGTTgctaacataaatttattttgcaacattaaaataaagagGAGATGCAGCGCGCTGTGTGCTGGTATCTTAGCTGTGACCGTTACTGGGAGGATACGGCTCCAGCCACGCGAGCTTTCCCCTGGCCACTACTGCTGGCGCTGGCGACGGGACTCGCCCTGGCTCTTTGCATGTGCTACTACATTATATGGATTGTGTTCGAGTAAGTTATCAATATTGTACAGAAAAACATATTGAGTATAGGTATGTTTAACTGGAGCTAAAAGCTCTGATTTGGGAGTTGATCGCTTTTACGAATCCTTCTTGTAATAGCTCCGAGGAAGGCAGTGTGGCGGGCAGTGGGTCCGTCTCTATGACGACGCATTCGTCGCCGGCGCGCGAGCGGCTCGCCCACGAGGACGGCTCGGAAGACGACCACGACGACCACTACATCTACGTGACGTACCCGCCAGACCTCAAGCGCCGTCTGCTCGAGAGGTACCGCAATCGAATCACGCTCATACTTCTCACGCCTTTCATTAGACAGACGCGCGTCGATTAATACAGCAAAATTTCGAATACCACTTAAGTTAAATAAAGACGCTTAAGACTTATgcgaatataaaaatgagactatacattaaaattaatctatCTATTATAAGTCTTTGATATACTTAacacaaaacaatataaaattcgTTTTATATGTAATGCGTTCCCGTTTTGCCCATATGGTAAAAAGGTAGTTTGTACAGGCAGTGTACATACTTAAATACTTTACAATGTAGTTGCTGAAACGAGATACATAATAAGAAGAAATTACAACAGACAATCACACAGAGGTCAGGGAAAAAGATATCAATCAACGGACTgttcttattatataaaactaatcgATCTAGATAAATCTAATAAGAACAATCCGTTTATGCAATTAACGTGTATTATCTTTAGTAATACGATATTTTCCATgcctttttttatctatatcgTATCGATAGATGTGTGTTTCAATGGTATTTTATCTGCGGCACTTTCAATATCTTATCTGTCTATGATTTTGTCTGCCATATGTGTTTTTTCTTTAAAGGTGATAGGTATCGTACATGTATACTTGGAATTAAAATATCAGACTCGTCTAGGTCACGTCTAGATACTGCGGCACATGACGTCATTTTTGTTTACACATGCACACCTGTATTAGGTATATTACACTCGAGtcacttaaatttatatttgtcacggatgttacattataaaatattataatttaatatgatttctacaaatattttatttagtatattacgtattatatttacgtcacttttattaaaatatatttatactagctgtgccccacGGTTTCGCCTTTgttaatttgagggaaaaaaatagcctatagactTCTTCGGTAAATTGGctattcgacaaaaaaataatttttcaattagaacaaaattaatacacaaaaataatttttcaattagaaTTATTGAATgtgattagcgcgtttaaaaaacaatcaaacaaTCAAACTTTTaagccttataatattagtgtagattaagccttttttataatatttagggGCCATCCATAAAGTAAGTCACACGTTATGGGTGAGGGGGTCGACGAAGTGTCACATTGTCGGACAAGGGATGGGAAGGAGTCCAAAAATTGACATCacgtttcaaaatattatatatctaattgttattattaaaatatgatatttgagCTACATCCCTGTTAACTATAACttacaaaattaaagtttatattattttattgacttaTTGACACTCGatgtagtaatttataaatgtagATGTAGTATTTTGTATCTATCTTTGATTGatgttgattttattgaaaaataatttaaatggaaattgaaaaaaaaaaacgtctaaACTGATATTCTACATTTGTAACTTTTCCTTGTAATCTTgtaaaatatgtgacgtcacactaGGTACAGGAAAGGGGTTCTCATAAAtgtgaacatacatatataacaagAATGGGGTAGGGGTCAAAAAATCGCGAAtttcgtgtgacgtaatttatgaatGGCCTTATCGTTTAATGTTCGCAATAACgattacgtatttattttagGAGTTTGATTTCGGACAGTAACTACTTATAGTGATAAAAGATCTAAGCCTGTCTTTTGACGATATACTtactaataatactaatactatatctaataataatacctaCACTTTCTTGATAATAGTAGCCAGACGTATAGCTTGATGTCGcattttacataattacaatATGTATGTGTTCTTTTTAGGGTcatcaattataataattattcttgaTAGctgtaaaattaacaattttgttcAATTATTTAACAGATTTTGTATATGAAATAAAACGAATGTGAAGGATTactgttaaaaatgtaataatttaaatcaacataaaatacttttcaaTACCTAATCTTGTTACAAAATGggttaatattcattttatagaATCGCAGAGAGATAGGATATTGTAAGTGGCCACTAGTGTGTGTACCATATAGTAATTAGAGAATGTTGTTACAAATCATgttgttaaaaatttactacAGAGTTTGCAAATTTATTAATCcagatgttttgttttttagctGCTACAATAGAACAACCCGACTTTGAGCCCATACATCCCCTTGGGTCGTGCATGATTTCTAGAACAACGTATAATTTAGAAGCAACTGTGACAGTCTAAACTAGCCAAATCTGCTGTCAGTGATTATGTCTTTTTGATCTGTACCTTATGTCAATGACAaacaatatgtatatttacttaagTCGAGAACTAtctcaaataaatgaaatatcctTCTCagggtaaaaatttttttaggcGCGAAATATTTGAATGCTTTATTAGAGTGTCAAa is a window from the Melitaea cinxia chromosome 3, ilMelCinx1.1, whole genome shotgun sequence genome containing:
- the LOC123669217 gene encoding uncharacterized protein LOC123669217 is translated as MRTTSFTFEVLVLLFLTLIPWPGPSVFKITCSRDNSKIVRKVIQNKWLPVLERFQVKLPLECPFHPARDIFAPQHAAKLQHRPSQWTCAFCGKSFYEERHLDTHFDQRHKNQINKAEDAVCLADYCDIMRCQVLVAHGLLNGGSGPSTDVELWQDAEAARKALAPAATRSVARVPTRRRHRTRSAPPVPLADCPKTDAETDESDVEEKKSEENDGDNNQTAELCDADTVESSLPPDSRQKRLADLQAERAACDPAHLQGLKVRCEKVVHSCIATLLLHLTQHQFTELEEEMQRAVCWYLSCDRYWEDTAPATRAFPWPLLLALATGLALALCMCYYIIWIVFDSEEGSVAGSGSVSMTTHSSPARERLAHEDGSEDDHDDHYIYVTYPPDLKRRLLESCYNRTTRL